From the genome of Deinococcus sp. JMULE3, one region includes:
- a CDS encoding LacI family DNA-binding transcriptional regulator — protein sequence MASIQDVAQLAQVSTATASRALSRPDMVASTTRERVLTAARELGYQPNVIARSLRQGETRTIGVIVTDILNPFHAQLAKGIQDAADRHGYTAFLFNSDEDPAKERRAIDTLRGHLPQGLIIVPTSGARENLQALSGVPIVELDRMSGNPDVATVTADNATGATAATRHLISLGHTRIGMIVGQQDISTATQRHDAYRAALEAAGLTYDPALVLPGNHREDDGHRAALRLLTLPEHRRPTALFIGNNEMTVGAVLAARALNLRIPEDLSIVGFDDSRWAQTMNPPLTVVAQPTYDLGTCAAEQLIRQLRHPRDGPPQHHQLSTTLIVRHSTSPPHTPAPAHSH from the coding sequence ATGGCCAGCATCCAGGATGTCGCCCAGCTCGCGCAGGTCAGTACCGCCACCGCCTCCCGCGCCCTGTCCCGCCCGGACATGGTCGCCAGTACCACCCGCGAACGCGTCCTGACCGCCGCGCGCGAACTCGGCTACCAGCCCAACGTGATCGCCCGCAGCCTCCGCCAGGGCGAGACCCGCACCATCGGCGTGATCGTCACCGACATCCTCAACCCCTTCCACGCGCAGCTCGCCAAGGGCATCCAGGACGCCGCCGACCGTCACGGCTACACCGCCTTCCTGTTCAACAGCGACGAGGACCCCGCCAAGGAACGCCGCGCCATCGACACCCTGCGCGGCCACCTTCCCCAGGGCCTGATCATCGTGCCCACCAGCGGCGCCCGCGAGAACCTCCAGGCGCTGAGCGGCGTGCCCATCGTCGAACTCGACCGCATGAGCGGCAACCCCGACGTCGCCACCGTCACCGCCGACAACGCCACCGGCGCCACCGCCGCCACCCGCCACCTCATCAGCCTGGGGCACACGCGCATCGGCATGATCGTCGGCCAGCAGGACATCAGCACCGCCACCCAGCGCCACGACGCCTACCGCGCCGCCCTGGAAGCCGCCGGGCTCACGTACGACCCGGCCCTGGTCCTGCCCGGCAACCACCGCGAGGACGACGGCCACCGCGCCGCACTGCGCCTCCTGACCCTCCCCGAGCACCGCCGCCCCACCGCACTGTTCATCGGCAACAACGAGATGACCGTCGGTGCCGTCCTCGCCGCCCGCGCCCTGAACCTGCGTATCCCGGAGGACCTCAGCATCGTCGGCTTCGACGACAGCCGCTGGGCCCAGACCATGAACCCCCCCCTGACGGTCGTCGCGCAGCCCACCTACGACCTGGGCACCTGCGCCGCCGAGCAGCTCATCCGCCAGCTGCGCCACCCGCGCGACGGGCCGCCACAGCACCACCAGCTGTCCACCACCCTGATCGTCCGGCACTCCACCAGTCCGCCCCACACGCCCGCCCCCGCCCACAGCCACTGA
- a CDS encoding YwbE family protein, whose amino-acid sequence MPPIRTQIQPGAVVDIVQKQDQPTGRLTQGVVAALLTRSPSHPHGIKVRLTSGQVGRVQAVITPSE is encoded by the coding sequence ATGCCCCCTATTCGTACGCAGATTCAACCCGGCGCGGTCGTAGATATCGTTCAGAAGCAGGATCAGCCGACCGGACGACTGACACAAGGCGTGGTGGCGGCGCTGCTGACGCGCTCGCCGTCGCATCCGCACGGGATCAAGGTGCGCCTGACGAGCGGGCAGGTCGGGCGCGTGCAGGCCGTGATCACGCCGAGCGAGTAG
- the odhB gene encoding 2-oxoglutarate dehydrogenase complex dihydrolipoyllysine-residue succinyltransferase, producing MADIKVPVFSESVSEGTLLAWHKKPGDAVKRGEVLAEIETDKVVLEVTALQDGVLVSTAKNEGDTVLSEEVLGVVGDAGSAPAPAAETVSGPVANEATAGGTAAQPDSGAGNEATRRDDLSPAVRKVVVENGLNPAQIPATGPKGNITKADALGAVGQQAAPAQAAQPVTPAAVIPAGARPEQRVPMTRIRQRISERLKDVQNTAALLTTFNEVNMQPAMDLRKKYQDQFVAKHGVKLGFMSLFVRAATEALKAFPVINASVEGKDIIYHGFYDIGIAVASDRGLVVPILRDTDQMSLAGIEKAIGGYAQKAKAGKLTLEDMSGGTFSITNGGTFGSMMSTPIINAPQSAILGMHNIIERPIAQNGQVVIAPMMYIALSYDHRIIDGKEAVQFLVMIKNLLEDPARMLLEL from the coding sequence ATGGCGGACATCAAAGTTCCTGTTTTTTCCGAGTCGGTGAGCGAGGGTACGCTGCTGGCATGGCATAAGAAACCCGGCGACGCCGTGAAGCGCGGCGAGGTCCTCGCCGAGATCGAGACGGACAAGGTGGTGCTGGAAGTCACCGCTCTGCAGGACGGCGTGCTGGTCAGCACTGCGAAGAACGAGGGGGACACGGTCCTCAGCGAGGAGGTGCTGGGCGTCGTGGGTGACGCGGGCAGCGCGCCCGCTCCGGCCGCCGAGACCGTGAGTGGTCCGGTCGCGAACGAGGCCACGGCGGGCGGCACCGCTGCCCAGCCCGACAGTGGCGCGGGCAACGAGGCGACGCGCCGCGACGACCTCTCCCCCGCCGTGCGCAAGGTGGTCGTGGAGAACGGCCTGAACCCCGCGCAGATTCCCGCGACCGGCCCGAAGGGCAACATCACGAAGGCCGACGCGCTGGGTGCGGTGGGCCAGCAGGCCGCGCCCGCCCAGGCAGCCCAGCCTGTGACGCCTGCCGCCGTGATTCCCGCCGGGGCGCGTCCCGAGCAGCGCGTGCCCATGACCCGCATCCGTCAGCGCATCAGCGAGCGCCTGAAGGACGTGCAGAACACCGCGGCCCTGCTGACCACCTTCAACGAGGTGAACATGCAGCCCGCGATGGACCTGCGCAAGAAGTACCAGGATCAGTTCGTGGCGAAGCACGGCGTGAAACTGGGCTTCATGAGCCTGTTCGTGCGCGCCGCGACCGAGGCGCTGAAGGCCTTCCCGGTCATCAACGCCAGCGTCGAGGGTAAGGACATCATCTACCACGGCTTCTACGACATCGGCATCGCGGTCGCTTCCGACCGTGGTCTGGTCGTGCCGATCCTGCGTGACACCGACCAGATGAGCCTCGCCGGGATCGAGAAGGCCATCGGCGGGTACGCGCAGAAGGCCAAGGCGGGCAAGCTGACGCTGGAGGACATGAGCGGTGGCACGTTCAGCATCACGAACGGCGGCACTTTCGGCAGCATGATGAGCACCCCGATCATCAACGCCCCCCAGAGCGCCATCCTGGGCATGCACAACATCATCGAGCGCCCGATCGCGCAGAACGGGCAGGTCGTGATCGCCCCCATGATGTACATCGCCCTGAGCTACGACCACCGCATCATCGACGGCAAGGAAGCCGTGCAGTTCCTCGTGATGATCAAGAACCTGCTGGAAGACCCGGCGCGGATGCTGCTGGAACTGTAA
- a CDS encoding ATP-binding cassette domain-containing protein: MTAATHLPVTPPGPRPTQPLVMEARGLVKRYGHVTAIGGADFELRPGEIMAVIGDNGAGKSSLIKALSGALIPDEGEILLDGQPVHFRTPSDARRAGIETVYQDLAVAPAMTIAENLFLGRELYRGGALGRALKLIDRRRMLTEATEHMKGLQFAIKSMSQPVETLSGGQRQGVAVARAAAFAQHVVIMDEPTAALGVREGNMVLDLIRKVRDRGLPVILISHNMPHVFEIADRIHVHRMGKRAALLNPQKISMADTVSVMTGAIRPEDLSADVLAH, from the coding sequence ATGACCGCCGCCACCCACCTGCCCGTCACCCCGCCCGGCCCGCGACCCACCCAGCCGCTGGTCATGGAAGCGCGCGGCCTCGTCAAGCGCTACGGGCACGTCACCGCCATCGGCGGCGCGGACTTCGAACTGCGCCCCGGCGAGATCATGGCCGTCATCGGCGACAACGGCGCAGGCAAGAGCAGCCTCATCAAGGCGCTGTCCGGCGCGCTCATCCCCGACGAGGGCGAGATCCTCCTGGACGGGCAGCCCGTGCACTTCCGCACACCCAGCGACGCCCGCCGCGCCGGAATCGAGACCGTGTACCAGGACCTCGCCGTCGCCCCGGCCATGACCATCGCGGAGAACCTCTTCCTGGGCCGCGAACTGTACCGCGGCGGCGCGCTGGGCCGCGCCTTGAAACTCATCGACCGCCGCCGCATGCTCACCGAGGCCACCGAGCACATGAAAGGCCTGCAGTTCGCCATCAAGAGCATGAGCCAGCCGGTCGAGACGCTGAGCGGCGGGCAGCGGCAGGGCGTCGCCGTGGCCCGCGCCGCCGCGTTCGCGCAGCACGTCGTGATCATGGACGAACCCACCGCCGCGCTCGGCGTGCGCGAGGGCAACATGGTCCTCGACCTGATCCGCAAGGTCCGCGACCGGGGCCTGCCCGTCATCCTGATCAGCCACAACATGCCCCACGTGTTCGAGATCGCCGACCGCATCCACGTGCACCGCATGGGCAAGCGCGCCGCGCTGCTGAACCCCCAGAAGATCAGCATGGCCGACACCGTGTCCGTCATGACCGGCGCGATCCGGCCCGAGGACCTCAGCGCAGACGTCCTGGCACATTAG
- a CDS encoding SMP-30/gluconolactonase/LRE family protein, which yields MTTDPHAAFQAAHPDFHSLFPDGAAPEQLGSGHTWTEGPTYVPARQRMIYSDVRQNRTWAYTDAGQLLEELNPSDYQNGHTLDAQGRLIACSHGQRALLRQEHDGSWTTLADRFEGARFNSPNDVVQHPDGSLWFTDPTYGLDKPEEGGRGEPMEIPGRWVFRLAPDGTLSAPIRDRHKPNGLAFASADTLLLADTGENPGTYRYHVTPQGEATLDGLHFTVSPGKTDGLRLDEAGRIWSSAADGVHVLTPDGQPLGRILFPETVSNVAFGGPDGKTLFVTASSGFWRVPTTTRTLTL from the coding sequence ATGACCACCGACCCGCACGCGGCCTTCCAGGCGGCCCACCCGGACTTCCACTCCCTGTTCCCGGACGGCGCCGCGCCCGAACAGCTCGGCAGCGGGCACACCTGGACCGAGGGACCCACCTACGTCCCCGCCCGGCAGCGCATGATCTACAGCGACGTGCGGCAGAACCGCACCTGGGCATACACCGACGCCGGACAGCTGCTGGAGGAACTGAACCCCAGCGACTACCAGAACGGCCACACCCTGGACGCCCAGGGCCGCCTGATCGCCTGCTCGCACGGCCAGCGGGCGCTGCTGCGCCAGGAACACGACGGCAGCTGGACCACCCTGGCCGACCGCTTCGAGGGAGCCCGCTTCAACTCCCCGAACGACGTCGTGCAGCACCCCGACGGCAGCCTGTGGTTCACCGACCCCACCTACGGCCTGGACAAACCCGAGGAGGGCGGACGCGGCGAACCCATGGAGATCCCCGGCCGCTGGGTATTCCGCCTGGCCCCCGACGGCACCCTGAGCGCCCCCATCCGCGACCGGCACAAACCCAACGGACTGGCCTTCGCCAGTGCGGACACGCTGCTGCTGGCCGACACGGGCGAGAACCCCGGCACGTACCGCTACCACGTCACCCCCCAGGGCGAGGCGACCCTGGATGGGCTGCACTTCACGGTCAGCCCCGGCAAGACCGACGGCCTGCGCCTGGACGAGGCGGGCCGCATCTGGAGCAGCGCCGCCGACGGCGTGCACGTCCTCACCCCGGACGGACAGCCGCTGGGCCGCATCCTGTTCCCCGAGACGGTCAGCAACGTCGCCTTCGGCGGCCCCGACGGAAAGACCCTGTTCGTCACCGCCAGCAGCGGCTTCTGGCGCGTCCCCACCACCACCCGCACCCTGACCCTGTAA
- a CDS encoding ABC transporter permease, giving the protein MSMTQPTTTPARRFQLPNLSTLGPLIALLIACLFFTFQSDRFLTLGTFSLILQQASFVGVIAIAQTLIVLTAGIDLSCGMIMALSSMVIGKLAVEQGVPVPLAILAGFAVGAFVGWLNGLLITKWKLPPFIVTLGMYSIVFAAVKIYSRATSVPMPADGLTFLAQRFTVFGTPFTYGSLLMVALFVLTWLFLNYTAPGRHIYALGNNPEAVRLSGINTSRLLLSVYTFAGMLYGVAALLLLERIGGASPEAGTTENLESITAVVIGGTSLFGGRGNVLGTLVGVLIVGVFRSGLTFMGLDSVYQNLITGILIILAVATDQFSRRKA; this is encoded by the coding sequence ATGAGCATGACGCAACCCACCACCACACCCGCGCGGCGCTTCCAGCTGCCGAACCTCAGCACCCTGGGCCCCCTGATCGCCCTGCTGATCGCCTGCCTGTTCTTCACCTTCCAGTCCGACCGGTTCCTGACGCTGGGCACCTTCAGCCTGATCCTGCAGCAGGCGTCGTTCGTGGGCGTGATTGCCATCGCGCAGACGCTGATCGTCCTGACCGCCGGGATCGACCTGAGCTGCGGCATGATCATGGCCCTGAGCAGCATGGTCATCGGCAAACTGGCCGTCGAGCAGGGCGTGCCCGTCCCGCTGGCGATCCTGGCGGGCTTCGCGGTCGGCGCGTTCGTCGGCTGGCTGAACGGCCTGCTCATCACGAAGTGGAAACTGCCGCCGTTCATCGTGACGCTCGGCATGTACTCCATCGTGTTCGCCGCCGTGAAGATCTACTCCAGGGCGACCAGCGTGCCCATGCCCGCCGACGGCCTGACGTTCCTCGCACAGCGCTTCACGGTGTTCGGCACGCCGTTCACGTACGGCAGCCTGCTGATGGTCGCGCTGTTCGTCCTGACGTGGCTGTTCCTGAACTACACCGCGCCCGGGCGGCACATCTACGCGCTGGGCAACAACCCCGAAGCGGTGCGCCTGAGCGGCATCAACACCAGCCGCCTGCTGCTGAGCGTGTACACCTTCGCCGGGATGCTGTACGGCGTGGCGGCCCTGCTGCTGCTGGAACGCATCGGCGGCGCGTCCCCCGAGGCGGGCACCACCGAGAACCTCGAGAGCATCACCGCTGTCGTGATCGGCGGCACCAGCCTCTTCGGCGGGCGCGGCAACGTCCTGGGCACCCTGGTCGGCGTGCTGATCGTCGGCGTGTTCCGCTCGGGCCTGACGTTCATGGGCCTGGACAGCGTGTACCAGAACCTCATCACCGGCATCCTGATCATCCTGGCGGTCGCCACCGACCAGTTCTCCCGGAGGAAAGCATGA
- a CDS encoding sugar ABC transporter substrate-binding protein — MRKVIATAALTTLAASLTLGVVQAQSSAQPIIGLITKTETNPFFVKMKEGAQKEATRLGAKLLTAAGKADGDNAGQVAAIENMVAAGAKTILITPSDSKAIVPAIAKARAQGVMVIALDSPTEPASAVDALFATNNYQAGILIGQWAKKAMGNKKAVIATLDLFPGHPVGIARHNGFLAGFGIKGITASTKDLVNTGVACAQDSFGDQTKGQTAMENCLQKNPDINVVYTINEPAAAGAYQALKAAGKEKSVLIVSVDGGCAGVRNVEGGVIGATSQQYPLKMASMGVAAGVNYAKTGKKVSGYTDTGVTLITNKAMSGVKSQNGKFGLANCWGQ; from the coding sequence ATGCGCAAAGTCATCGCCACCGCCGCCCTGACCACCCTCGCCGCGAGCCTGACCCTCGGGGTCGTGCAGGCCCAGAGCAGCGCCCAGCCCATCATCGGCCTGATCACCAAGACCGAAACCAACCCCTTCTTCGTGAAGATGAAAGAAGGCGCGCAGAAGGAAGCGACCCGCCTGGGCGCCAAACTCCTGACCGCCGCCGGGAAGGCCGACGGCGACAACGCCGGGCAGGTCGCCGCCATCGAGAACATGGTCGCTGCCGGGGCCAAGACCATCCTGATCACCCCCAGCGACTCCAAGGCCATCGTGCCCGCCATCGCCAAGGCCCGCGCGCAGGGTGTCATGGTCATCGCGCTGGACAGCCCCACCGAACCCGCCAGCGCCGTGGACGCGCTGTTCGCCACGAACAACTACCAGGCGGGCATCCTGATCGGCCAGTGGGCCAAGAAGGCCATGGGCAACAAGAAAGCCGTGATCGCCACGCTGGACCTGTTCCCCGGCCACCCGGTCGGCATCGCGCGACACAACGGGTTCCTGGCGGGCTTCGGCATCAAGGGCATCACTGCCAGCACCAAGGACCTCGTGAACACCGGCGTGGCCTGCGCGCAGGACTCCTTCGGTGATCAGACCAAGGGCCAGACCGCCATGGAGAACTGCCTCCAGAAGAACCCGGACATCAATGTCGTGTACACCATCAACGAACCCGCCGCCGCCGGGGCCTACCAGGCGCTGAAGGCCGCCGGGAAGGAAAAGAGCGTCCTGATCGTGTCCGTGGACGGCGGCTGCGCGGGCGTGCGCAACGTCGAGGGCGGCGTGATCGGCGCGACCAGCCAGCAGTACCCCCTGAAGATGGCCAGCATGGGCGTCGCGGCGGGCGTGAACTACGCCAAGACCGGCAAGAAGGTCAGCGGCTACACCGACACCGGCGTCACCCTGATCACCAACAAGGCCATGAGCGGCGTGAAGAGCCAGAACGGCAAGTTCGGCCTCGCCAACTGCTGGGGGCAGTAA
- a CDS encoding 2-oxoglutarate dehydrogenase E1 component, whose translation MTQSQTIMSGGNAAFIEGLYEAYLADPQSVDPQWRTYFDELRGGAHETPHSAIQQAFYQLGTQRRGGAVVPAPQGVSGAQQAAGALITAFRVYGHISAHTNPLKMRGLPVVPELTPEYYGLSAADLNEQVQDGPFSGPLRDVIAQLHDTYCGPIGFEFNYLPANERAWFQERVEANRGRGVFSRDERRRLMSKLNAAEGLELYLKNKYPGVKRFGLEGGESFIPLLDRIIQQAGAAGVKEVVLGMAHRGRLNTLVNIFGKPSSVLFDEFDGKKKLSDNPDVAGDVKYHMGYSSDVRTPGGPMHLALAFNPSHLEIVSPVVHGSVRARQDRRGDETRRSVLPITVHGDAAVSGQGVVMETLNLSRLRGFATGGAVRIVINNQVGFTISDPRDTRSSRYCTDVAKIANAPVLHVNGDDPEAVAFCGDLALAYRQEFGKDVFIDLICFRRNGHNEGDEPRMTQPIMYREIDQHPGTRALYAKRLEAEGVLAAGEGDALVNRFRDQLDAGESVVEEMENAAQSKLAVDWSEYTGTHWRDEVSTAVPQEKLTALGLQLTEVPGDFKVHRTIERTVIKPRQAMARGEQPLDWGMGEMLAYATLLEEGFGVRLVGQDSGRGTFVHRHAVLHDQNAQDPLNEEYMALAHLSADQGRVEVIDSTLSEEAVMAFEYGYSTSEPKALIAWEAQFGDFANGAQAVIDQFLSAGESKWQRLSGLTLLLPHGYEGAGPEHSSARLERYLQLCAQKNMQVVVPSSAAQIFHLLRRQVLRPYRKPLIVMTPKSLLRNKAAMSPLTDLAEGRFHEVIGDPEVTGARRVVISSGKLHWELVDARDADKDGYAGTALIRLEQLYPFPAEALAAELAKHPGAQVVWAQEEPENQGAWLMIWEDLEKVLAPGQTLKGATRPRSASTAAGYASVHAKEQAKVIADALGEKVSREVVEEQKDLAETAKQQG comes from the coding sequence ATGACGCAGTCGCAGACGATCATGTCCGGCGGGAACGCGGCCTTCATCGAGGGCCTGTACGAGGCGTACCTGGCGGACCCCCAGAGTGTCGATCCGCAGTGGCGGACCTACTTCGACGAGTTGCGCGGCGGCGCGCACGAGACGCCGCACTCGGCCATCCAGCAGGCGTTCTACCAGCTGGGCACGCAGCGCCGCGGCGGGGCCGTGGTACCCGCGCCGCAGGGCGTGAGCGGCGCGCAGCAGGCGGCGGGCGCGCTGATCACGGCGTTCCGGGTGTACGGGCACATCAGCGCGCACACCAACCCCCTGAAGATGCGCGGCCTGCCCGTGGTGCCCGAGCTGACGCCCGAGTACTACGGCCTGTCCGCCGCGGACCTGAACGAGCAGGTGCAGGACGGGCCGTTCAGCGGGCCGCTGCGGGACGTGATCGCGCAGCTGCACGACACGTACTGCGGCCCGATCGGCTTCGAGTTCAACTACCTGCCGGCCAATGAGCGCGCGTGGTTCCAGGAGCGGGTGGAGGCCAACCGGGGCCGGGGCGTGTTCAGCCGCGACGAGCGCCGCCGACTGATGAGCAAACTGAACGCCGCCGAGGGCCTGGAACTGTACCTGAAGAACAAGTACCCGGGCGTGAAGCGTTTCGGTCTGGAGGGCGGCGAGTCCTTCATTCCGCTGCTGGACCGCATCATCCAGCAGGCCGGGGCGGCGGGCGTGAAGGAGGTCGTGCTGGGCATGGCCCACCGTGGCCGCCTGAACACCCTGGTGAACATCTTCGGGAAGCCCAGCAGCGTGCTGTTCGACGAGTTCGACGGGAAGAAGAAACTCAGCGACAACCCGGACGTGGCCGGGGACGTGAAGTACCACATGGGCTACTCCAGTGACGTGCGCACGCCCGGCGGCCCCATGCACCTGGCGCTGGCGTTCAACCCCAGCCACCTGGAAATCGTGTCGCCCGTCGTGCACGGCAGCGTCCGCGCCCGCCAGGACCGCCGCGGGGACGAGACCCGGCGCAGCGTGCTGCCCATCACCGTGCACGGTGACGCCGCCGTGAGCGGGCAGGGCGTGGTCATGGAGACCCTGAACCTGTCGCGCCTGCGTGGCTTCGCGACCGGTGGGGCGGTGCGCATCGTGATCAACAACCAGGTGGGCTTCACGATCAGCGACCCGCGCGACACCCGCAGCAGCCGTTACTGCACGGACGTCGCGAAGATCGCGAACGCGCCCGTGCTGCACGTGAACGGCGACGATCCCGAGGCGGTGGCGTTCTGCGGGGATCTGGCGCTGGCGTACCGGCAGGAGTTCGGCAAGGACGTGTTCATCGACCTGATCTGCTTCCGCCGCAACGGCCACAACGAGGGCGACGAGCCGCGCATGACCCAGCCGATCATGTACCGCGAGATCGACCAGCACCCGGGCACCCGCGCGCTGTACGCGAAGCGGCTGGAGGCCGAGGGTGTCCTGGCCGCCGGTGAGGGCGACGCGCTCGTCAACCGCTTCCGGGATCAGCTCGACGCCGGGGAATCGGTCGTCGAGGAGATGGAGAACGCCGCGCAGAGCAAGCTGGCGGTCGACTGGAGCGAGTACACCGGCACCCACTGGCGCGACGAGGTCAGCACCGCCGTCCCGCAGGAGAAACTCACCGCGCTGGGCCTGCAGCTCACCGAGGTGCCGGGCGACTTCAAGGTGCACCGCACCATCGAACGCACCGTCATCAAGCCCCGTCAGGCCATGGCCAGGGGCGAGCAGCCCCTCGACTGGGGCATGGGCGAGATGCTCGCGTACGCCACGCTGCTGGAAGAGGGCTTCGGCGTGCGCCTGGTCGGTCAGGACTCCGGGCGCGGCACCTTCGTGCACCGTCACGCCGTGCTGCACGACCAGAACGCGCAGGACCCCCTGAACGAGGAGTACATGGCGCTGGCGCACCTCAGCGCGGATCAGGGTCGCGTGGAAGTCATCGACTCCACCCTGTCCGAGGAGGCCGTCATGGCCTTCGAGTACGGGTACTCCACGAGCGAACCCAAGGCCCTGATCGCCTGGGAAGCGCAGTTCGGCGACTTCGCCAACGGCGCGCAGGCCGTCATCGACCAGTTCCTGAGCGCCGGTGAGAGCAAGTGGCAGCGCCTGAGCGGTCTGACCCTGCTCCTCCCCCACGGATACGAGGGCGCGGGCCCCGAGCACTCCAGCGCCCGCCTGGAACGCTACCTGCAGCTGTGCGCGCAGAAGAACATGCAGGTCGTGGTGCCTTCAAGCGCCGCGCAGATCTTCCACCTGCTGCGCCGTCAGGTGCTGCGCCCCTACCGCAAGCCGCTGATCGTCATGACGCCCAAGAGCCTGCTGCGCAACAAGGCCGCCATGAGCCCCCTGACCGACCTCGCCGAGGGCCGGTTCCACGAGGTCATCGGTGACCCCGAGGTCACGGGCGCCCGCCGCGTCGTCATCAGCAGCGGCAAACTCCACTGGGAACTCGTGGACGCCCGCGACGCCGACAAGGACGGCTACGCCGGGACCGCGCTGATCCGCCTGGAGCAGCTGTACCCCTTCCCCGCCGAGGCCCTCGCCGCCGAACTCGCGAAGCACCCCGGCGCGCAGGTCGTCTGGGCGCAGGAGGAACCCGAGAACCAGGGCGCGTGGCTGATGATCTGGGAGGACCTCGAGAAGGTCCTGGCGCCGGGGCAGACCCTCAAGGGCGCCACCCGTCCGCGCAGCGCCAGCACCGCCGCCGGATACGCCAGCGTGCACGCCAAGGAGCAGGCGAAGGTCATCGCCGACGCGCTGGGCGAGAAGGTCAGCCGCGAGGTCGTCGAGGAGCAGAAGGACCTCGCCGAGACCGCCAAACAGCAGGGCTGA
- a CDS encoding serine hydrolase, with the protein MPTLPPGPARRLTPLALTVPLLLGGAHAAPAVQGAWHGPFYRLTLTGLSARDGTIRWAPGGTGADLKFSAALPTLTRTVPTAQDQIQIRVQGKDIQIRSAQGRPLRVNLTPVRAGVEGPAPFIALDVYPEEAWTTYEPVPVTPCRATAPVPELPYQPPAFASGPVGFYLAQIDPHTGTPLRVIANDPDSLYPLASTFKQIVLWGTLRDVTAGRLTLNTRLSVTEANRSIEAYQPGTRTVQNLATQAIVQSENTASDVLHLRYGTDRLQTLVTAQGACHTRVNTTTKAWWAAQAGLLQGLYGPDVNTGAQQTFTLPPAQEAQIRARAVQQAQTLNVDRVLDHLDRAFFNPTYHPQTEVYLQNRSTPREWATLLTRMYLDPSLNATNRAFLRDTLAKGCCRTKDPAVAYWGSKAGSGWRNVTMSGLLSLTGGQTFAYAYFNPGSDVMDSLLIEKQLPDIARYVLENAKRLARDAP; encoded by the coding sequence ATGCCCACGCTGCCCCCCGGCCCGGCCCGCCGCCTGACCCCCCTGGCCCTGACCGTTCCGCTGCTGCTGGGCGGCGCCCACGCTGCCCCCGCCGTGCAGGGCGCGTGGCACGGCCCGTTCTACCGCCTGACCCTGACCGGCCTGAGCGCCCGCGACGGCACGATCCGCTGGGCGCCCGGCGGGACCGGCGCGGACCTGAAGTTCAGCGCGGCGCTGCCCACCCTGACCCGCACGGTGCCCACCGCGCAGGACCAGATCCAGATCCGCGTGCAGGGCAAAGACATCCAGATCCGCAGCGCGCAGGGCCGCCCGCTGCGCGTGAACCTGACGCCCGTCCGCGCGGGCGTCGAGGGACCCGCCCCGTTCATCGCCTTGGACGTGTACCCCGAGGAAGCCTGGACGACGTACGAACCCGTCCCCGTCACGCCCTGCCGCGCCACCGCGCCCGTGCCGGAACTGCCGTACCAGCCGCCCGCCTTCGCCAGCGGCCCGGTCGGGTTCTACCTCGCGCAGATCGACCCGCACACCGGCACGCCCCTGCGCGTCATCGCCAACGACCCGGATAGCCTGTACCCGCTGGCGAGCACCTTCAAACAGATCGTCCTGTGGGGCACCCTGCGCGACGTAACGGCCGGACGCCTGACCCTGAACACCCGCCTGAGCGTCACCGAAGCCAACCGCAGCATCGAGGCGTACCAGCCGGGCACGCGCACCGTGCAGAACCTCGCCACGCAGGCCATCGTGCAGAGCGAGAACACCGCCAGCGACGTCCTGCATCTCCGCTACGGCACCGACCGCCTCCAGACCCTCGTCACCGCGCAGGGCGCGTGCCACACCCGCGTGAACACCACCACCAAGGCGTGGTGGGCCGCGCAGGCCGGACTCCTCCAGGGGCTCTATGGCCCCGACGTGAACACCGGCGCGCAACAGACCTTCACCCTCCCACCCGCCCAGGAAGCCCAGATCCGCGCCCGCGCCGTGCAACAGGCGCAGACCCTGAACGTCGACCGCGTCCTCGACCACCTCGACCGCGCGTTCTTCAACCCCACCTACCACCCCCAGACCGAGGTGTACCTGCAAAACCGCAGCACCCCACGCGAATGGGCCACGTTGCTCACCCGCATGTACCTCGACCCCAGCCTCAATGCCACCAACCGAGCGTTCCTGCGGGACACCCTCGCCAAAGGATGCTGCCGCACCAAGGACCCCGCAGTCGCCTACTGGGGCAGCAAGGCAGGCAGCGGCTGGCGGAACGTCACCATGAGCGGCCTGCTCAGCCTGACCGGCGGGCAGACCTTCGCGTACGCCTACTTCAACCCCGGCTCGGACGTCATGGACAGCCTGCTGATCGAAAAGCAACTGCCGGACATCGCCCGGTACGTCCTGGAGAACGCCAAGCGGCTCGCGCGCGACGCCCCCTGA